The genomic DNA GGCCATATAAGTTTTAGATACACTTGACAACGCCAATTTTGCACTTTGGCAGTAATTTCATATCTGGTGTGGCTATAAAGGGTAGAGctatttctattttattttttgAAATTGCAAACACAATTGTGAAGGTTGCCAAACTTAATGGAAAatctcaatatatatatatatatctaaagTTATTTCCTGCAAAACTTAAGGCACAAAATTAAAAGTACTTTAACTTCCTCATTGATAGTTTTATCCAGTGAATGCAGAAAGGTACGTTTCTCCGgtgatattttaaaaatattttgaagtaatatatttttattgagaaaagaaaattttgaaaatagtTATTTTAATTATTCGGTCAAAAAATTTAGAAGTGCTAGGATAAAAGAAAAATCAAACtgcaaataaaaaaaaatatttggaGGAACAGTCTTATCtcattcaattttttaaaaattcaaaaactacttaactaacttaatttataattattactccacatgttattttttaaaaaataaaatttgaaaaatatttacaattatttAACTACTTAAATAACGTAATTtgggatttttataaaattagtcGCATCACAATCATCGTTAACAAAATGCTCctataaaataatatatcttataTAAAATTTGAGAGGCCGTTAAAAATATCGAGTTGTGCGTAATATACAATTAGATTAAGGTAAAAAATCATCTTATACtgaatttgaaattttatttttattttttaattaaacaTTGAAAATGCATAAAAAATTCGCAGGGACATATTAAAGTATTTTTGAGAGAAAAATAAAAAATGCAATGAGAGAAAAACTATAAAATGATGAGAATCATATTTTGTGATAAATTTTAGATCTTTActtcattttaaaaatcaaataattTATACAACACAATTATTTTACACATAGTACTAGAATTTTTAACATTATTTCAAAAACGGAGATAAGGCATAGTTGGATTTTGATTAATATTGTGATaacataatatttttattaaatttattttttaattaactttcttttcaattaatatttttctatattaatataaaattcaAGGATCACAACGTGAGACGACTTCGAGTAATGTTCTACTGTacatttatattaaataatactAAGTAAAACACAGATTTCATAATAAGTTTTCAGATCAAATTTCATTccaaaagtaattaattaaatcaaatgaacataaattttaatttttaataaattttatgaGATTTACTAAAATTTATGTGAAATTATCGCACAGTTCAATATTTATACATCATAAACTTATGATCATAttacatattttttaaaaatatttttccgtattttatttacataaataatataaatttctCATTTAAAAGTTTACTACTTCACAATTGTTCCTCTTATGTCACTGCTAACTAAATCGTTCATTACTATATGATATATTTCGTTCATTACTATATGATATATTTTTTAAAGACAGTTCCAcacataaatttaaataataaagaCTATAATATTTTTGTAGTCATAATAAAAAAAATTCGATGATGGCATTTGTATAATGAAATGTGAGACATATGTTAAATATTTGGATATAGTAAACTAACAAATTTGTGAAAATTATATTATGATACGAATCTTCGAACCTTATTTCaagtaaaaaaattatttattaaatcagcTACACAtgattattatatattattataaatattaggTTGAAAAATGTGTTGTTCTGTTTATTAATTCCACTTCATGAAATgtgtaataatattttatttcatttaaagGTTGTttgggataacatcaataacatTATATTATGGTAAAaagaaattattttataaaattcaaaattttattattaattttacttGGTAGCTAGATTTGTGCACGTGAAAGATCCAATCTAAAAAATggtatataaaatttttgaaataaacattcttcaaaataatttatatgaAAAATAATAACATATTAAGAACAACATGATAAGAATAATACTTTAAGTATAAATTATTAAACTTTACATGTGTTCACACTAGGTATATATTAATTACTTTTCAAAGTAATTAACTTaattctttatatatatatatttattttatttatatttttaacatTTAACCATTATCAAAATATTCGGAAAGTATAAAACTTATAAGAATATGAGATCTAAATTTAAATTATTGAatgtaattttttattataatttctTATAAGTAGAAAATTATGCAAAAAAGAAATTATTTCTTATAAATTAATAATACAATTTTGAATTTTACAAAAACAATTCTTATATGGTTGTTTGAGATGGTTGTTTGAGATTGATGTAACATCAATAATATTATTTTACGATAAAAAGAAATTATTGTGTAAAACTCAAAATTGTATTATTAATTTTACTTGGTAGCTAGATTTAGGCACGTGAAAGATCcaatataaaaaaatgttatattaaattttaaaaataaacatgcttcaatataatttatataaaaaacaATAACATATTAAAAAACAACATGATAAGAATAATACTTTAAGTATAAACTAATGAAATTTCACTTAAAATTAAACTTAAATTCTAATATTTAATGAAATTTTTGAAGATTTAAAAAAATGTCAAATTATTCCAAGATTTAGTATTTTCACTTGAAAGAAATTGTggtcaaattatttttataatattatttttttaattattttattacaTAAATCATTTCAATTTTCATGTTCCTAAATTCACTTGCAACCACAATCCTCACTAATTACTGTAACACCCCTCGCTTCCTCATTAACCATATCAATTTATCTTATACAAAATGTCAGACAGCGACGTCGAGTAACGCTAGCTGAAATAATTAGACTTAATGAAATTTACGAAAATTAATATACATAATCGAGAAAATTATCTTTTAATAAGGCTTTCGAATCACTAATAATGCCAAGAAGAGTAGTAGGTTTAAGTGAAAAGTTAAAAATATTAACGTGTGAATATGTTGCCTATGTgcattgttatgataacaatatgaAGTTGAGGgttaaaagtaaaaaaaatattatatcaaCAATGTGTGGATAGGTAGCGTTGGTAAATCTGAATGATCATAATTctgataaatattataatatgTAAAACTCCTTCTCGGTGAAATATCAAGTGTGATACTCCTTAATGGTGGACTATCAAGTGTTATTAGTGGGGATCATgtaattttctattttttaaattttaaaatatttatttataatctTTAAAATTTAAGCATATACcttatttttacattttttaatattttaagattaaATTTCCTATTTTGGCTTTTAGAAATTTCTAAAAAAGCGAATAAAAAACATTTTTATTTAGCGAATAAAAAAGCGATAAGTTTAGTTTCATTCATTAAATTATGATCTTCTTTGAAGTTACGTAGCTTTAGGGTAATTATTCATGTATAcagtttaaaaaataataaaattaaattatcatttacttaatggtaATTTTCTCATGCTTAGCACGAGTCCACGTcctattaatattaaaaattcaaaattcatcTACATAATTAATATGGTACATTCCAATGGTCAAACTAAACATTTTTTAGTAAATAGTTAAGCTATGATAAACATTGAACACCTAGATAGCAACATTcaaaaatagaaaagaaaatgaACCAAGTGCATTCATTTTAATAAAGATGACTTCAACTTTATTAAGCTATTTGAACATTTTACTGATGATTTTTCATATATTTCATTGTAACAACCATATAGAGCCTACGtaataaatttaatatttatCCCAAGACTTCAAGAATATTGTTATAAGTCGTCTATGAATGATGATGGTCAGAGTTCGGGAACTATCGTCATTCCAACATTTGAGATGATGTCTACTGGCCAACTAATGCTGAATCTTGGAGATTTGTTTAAGGTTGTGCAAATTATAAATTTGATGCAATGTTAAGTTTGTACAAAACTTTTTCAGCATATATTCATTTGTTCCTCATTTTGTTTCGAATTAAACAGAAGAACATGTTCTCCATATTTGTGTTGCCAATTTTGAGGAGTTTTCTTTCTGGTGGTACAATTCATACAACAAGTTTCAGACCGAAGTTACTAAGATTGATAGAAGCAACAAATGTGTTGAATGTCCTCGCATCATTCCAGTTGTCGAAAAGTGGTATATGATCAACTGTTTTATCTCCCAATAATAAGAACAAGTCTTATATTGACTCATCTTTACAAATTAATTTAATGTCTGTATTAACTTTTTTTAAAATCAGAATCAAAGTTTTTGCTGAGGATTCTACAGGTTCGCGTTGTGTTTCTTATGGACCGTGTTGTGAATTCAATGATTTCACAATCTGCTACCAATCTCAGGAAGGACACATACAATATAAGAATGTAATTGTCtatcatttatttttatttttataaaggcGTAAGTACCTTCCTCAGTTAATAATAAACTTCTTAATCATTGTACTAGAAATAATTCTCAATATTGTGTTGGTATTTATCTTTTAAAGATCCCAAATTGGTTTCTAATATTCTCCATTCCTTAGATGGAAAAGTGCTTTCTTCCGTAATCACTGTTCAAGAAGGTAAGCACAACAAAGGCGGTTTTCTATTTCATACCACCGACCTTTATGAAACATCTATAACAAGCATTTCTCTCACTGATGTTTTAAGTCCACCTCAGATTCCAGTCATTAACATATCTGATATAAGTCTAATTCCTTTTGTTAGTTTTAGAATAATGTCTTATATTTTTTGGTGATATGAAGTTACGATGGTTAGTCAATTATCAATTTTGCGGTTAATGGATTTTTCTGACTCTAGTAGGATTCCAGACTTTGCAATGCCAGTTAGCAAGAAGATCGAAGTAGTAATCATTATTATACTCAAAATTATACATATTCATCTTAACATTGATACAATGAAATCTTATTAGAGTTTTATCATTTTGCAGGAGAAGTAAGGAATCTGCATCAAGTGTCCGAATGCCTAAAGCATTTGATCCACAACAAGCATGTGAAAATTCTTTTGTTATAATAATTATGTAATAAAAGTTAAACTTAATCCAGATTAGTACATGAAGAGATTAGTCACAAAATAAATATCTAAGCATTGACTTGATCTTAGTCGATGTTCATGTCATGTGATTTCTTAAGCAATTCTATTTCAAATTTCACTCCATTTTCTCTGTCTCCAGTCATATTAAAGAGTATATTGTACTCTAATCTTACTCTATTATCTTTTAAAAACTTACTCCAATTGGCAGAGAATCTTGCTTTGCAAGCACTTATCGATAATCCCAACTTTCATCTCCCGTTTGCTCTAATTGCAGTCACTTCATCTTCTGTCTTCCATAGTCTTTAATTTTGTGTTACCCCCGGTTAATTGTTCTTTTAGAATCACAATTGTTTCTTTAAAAAGTAGGAGCTTTGATAATGTGGTAAAAGCAATATAAAAGCTCTGAAATTATGAAAATACttaaatatgaataaaataatgagttgataacatgatttcTCCAATTATTATTGGCGTTGTCGAAGATCTTGAACCTGCTCAAGTTATTCCTTATAAGATTGGTGATCAACCGATTATTCGTTTTAGAATAACCGATGGAAGGTTCTGCCTTAAGAATCTATTCATTACATGTTTAGAAATTAGAATATTAAAATTAGATATCAAAATGTTCATGCTGATCTACCATTCATATTCATTTACTTTTGATAAACAGGAATGTCGTTAGAGTTACCGTATGGGGTAAATATGTTAAATCCCTTGGTCCATTATTTAAGGAAGTTTTGGAAAGTCCCATTATAGTAATTCTGGCAAGTATAGACCCCTATGGTTGCAAGGTGAGATTGTTACATTCCTTAGAATAATCTGAATATCATTTATTAAAATTGGTTATTTTGCATGAAAATCATCCATTTGTATTGTTTGTTAGGCGAAATAGTTATTGCTACTGTTTAATCTTTAAGGATTTACATTTATCTTCATAATGCTGATGTAATCAACCTAAGAAAGAGTTATACAATTTACCTTAAAACAACTACATATTTTTAGTTTTTCGAAAACTCTTAAAGTTACTAATTTGATCCAACTTTGTGATGTTATATGATTCAGAATGGTGCTTTTTGGTGCTAACTTTTAACAACCAAATTCTACGTATGACACTTCTAGCGACCGCGATATTGAAAAAATAGTATAGGCTTGAAGACCTAATAAATAATGTTATTAGTTTTTTATTGAAAATAATGAATGCTTTTGCTTTCTATTCTAATTTatattttcttcaaaatatattGATTACATTATTCCAGCAGTTCCGTAATTATTCAAGTGAGAATAAAATTGTGTTCTAGTGTAAATTTCTATATTTCAAGAGTGATAATCATGTTTTGTCATAAGAAAAAGGACTTATTAAAAGTGTAAAGAATGTCAAGTTAAATTTAAGGTGTTTAACATATTCATGTTATAAGCCATACTTATTGATATTGCGGATTAAGAATTAGTAATTAAAAGATTATGACATAGAAACTAAATTCCATATTACGTTACACCACAACTATTATCCCCATTATCATCCATATATGAAACTATGAGCATGTAATAAGGGAAGTGTCATAATTTATGCCGCAAGAAGTAAATAGGTAGATTTCATAATTTTACAAGGATGTCAATCTGTAAACAGAAATTATAGCATGCTAATGTCATTAAACTTGGAAAACAATCATATTGCTTCGTTAGGAAGCAATGTAAAGACTATAGTCTGATATTTAGTTAAATGATTGTCCTCTGCAAACCTATTCCAGCCTGCAGAGCATCTTGCTTTTCCTTTTTCAATGGAGAGACCCACATGAGAATCTCTATTTTGCGTTCTTAAAACTATCTGCCTACTTGCAGCCCATTCATGTGCCTCGGGTTGAATATATCTAGGAATATACTGTATTAAGAAAAAATGTTAGATAACTCCTATTGCTAAGTTAGTACATTAAAATTATTGTTCATTCAAGTGAGCCGTACCACTCCCTGGCCTAAGTTGTTCACATGGGACCTTCTCATAACTCTACTGAATTGAAACACATTAGGCATTGGTTCATTTATTTGAACAATAATATGTTCTTCTGGAACATTCACGTTTGCCGCATTTTCAACATTGTGGATGTTATCTTCTTCATTAATCTCTGTATATAAAACAGAGTATACATTTAAGGTTTCATAATTTCATGCACTATTGTAAATATAATACATTTGATCATCTAAATTCAATTTATGATATAAAATGAATATTCCCTTCACACTTGAGTAAAATCCTCTAAAACGCTTTCCATTATTAAATGAACACGAAACTACTGGTGGTATACTAAATTCAAAACATAATATATcaacccaaaaattaccagaaccTTCATATAAAATAACAATAATGCTACCTTCAGTTCTCTTTAGTTCTTCAAACAGAGGTGAAAGATGACCAACAGTGTTTGTCTTATTATCAAACATGCCCTTAATGTTAAAAGCACCTTATTCTTTCTTAGTAGCACCATATGAGGAGAATGCATGACGTAAATAATTTAATACCGTCCCACTCTTCCTTAAATTTTCAAATATAGAATATTTTGAAGACTAACTACATATTTTAGTACAATATATAGTTTGTAAAATCGTAATAATGTCAAGGTTCAATTATCCTCATATATATTTGCATGATAGGATTTATAGTAATCATTCCTTTATTATGTAGTTAGTAATCTTAGGCCTCATGTTCTAGAGAAATTTAATTCCAAACTCCTCATAGTAATCATCAAGAACTTCTACCATCTCATACTTATGTCTTACCTAATCTAGAGTTGTGTTGTCCAATTTTGTTGATCAGTTCCAATATACTGCCCATATGTCTCCTATTTTCCGATAAATCCTAACACATCCCCCGCTGCCAGCCTTCTCCCCGACTCAAATGATTAGAAAAATATTAACCTGATCAAGAATGTCtgtgtttattactctgaaatgtCCACAAGATTTAGTAAACCCTGAATACAGCCAATTCGCTCATCCAAATTCAGTATCAATTTTGGAGCTCAAGTAGCTGAAATGGACCTTGAATGGTTGCAGCCATATGACTTCTAGGATCAAACAGTACAATCGAGGCATGCCATTTTCTTCATCACACAATGCCCATATTTTTTTTTGGTTGGATGCACTCTTCTGATCTATCCTTATCAAAATCATGAAAGTCTGAGTCTGGGACTGATATTGGTACTGAGTTAGTTTTCTTGAGCTTTTGCTGATGAAGTGGCTTCTCTTTGATTATACCAACCATTACTTTAAGCACCAATTCATGATAGTTAATCTTTCATGTTGTATCTTTTCATTAGTCTACTTCATATTATAGTCCAACTTTATTAATCATCAACTTGATCATCAACATTCTGTTTGGCATCACGGTACAGTTCAGGCATTGACATTATGCACTATTGGAATTCTTAAAAATTGTCAAACATTTCTAAAAATGTCAATGAACATGAAAATCTGCTTAGTAGAGACAACCTTCCTGGAGGATTATTGTTATATTAATTAACAAAGCATTCAGATTGTTTTACTAAGTTCACTTCTTATAATTGTCATTTTGCTTAACGCAGAAATTTTATTGGCAAAGATAATCCTCGCATTGATtttagattttaatgaaataatagATTCTTGTAGTTTTCTTTTAAAATGTCGATTAATCCTCGCATTGATTTGAAATTTTAATGAAACAATAGGTTCCCGTagttttccttgaaattgacgATTATGTTTTTTGTTCCATCTTTGTTATTTTTTATTTGTTCATTAATATAATTAAGAGTTCACCATCTCAGAATTCAATATACCGATTGCTTTCATTTGTATAACAATTTACGTTTAAAAAATTGTCGGATAACAAGTTTGCATAGCGTGGGCAAAAATCCCTAATTTGTTTCAAATGCTTTGTGGGAAGTTaagttaattttttattaaaattattatatcaaaataatttgtATTAGGTATTTCTTCATGTAACTTTACACCAAACAAACAACTACATTTCATAGTTCATACccataaaaacaaaatttaactTATTTTAACATAAATTAGAAATTTAATATTCTTCCACTTAAAGTGTGCAAGTATATGATCCATACAAAGTAAATAATTTACGTGAACGATTAAAAAAAAAAACTTACATCACACACCAAAGACAAAAACCAAATTGACCCGTTTAAAACTTTAAATCCATCCCCAATTCCCCATCTCAATTCCCCTTGAATCTGAAACCCTAATTACCCAAATCATCAATTCACTAAATTACCCAAGATCTATCAAAAATTCACCCACCTATACATACACACACTCTGTCTCTAACACAAATCTAATTCTCCCATGTCCGAACACCTATACATACACAATACATATAATGGCAGCTGAGAAGAAATGGCTCTTCACTCTCTTCTCAGCCGCCTTTTTATCACTGATCCTACTCTTTTTTATCATCTCAAGCTTCTCCTCTCACACCCCTTATCCTTTAATTCTTCGGAGAGGCCTCAATTACCCACCTGCATTTGCTTATTACATTTCCGGGAGCTCGGGGGACTGTGATCGCGTGTTTCGGTTACTCCTTGCGGTTTATCATCCGAGAAATAGGTATTTGTTGCATTTGGGTACTGAAAGTTCGGATTTTGAGAGGAGGAGGTTGGGGTTTTTGGTTAGGAGTGTTAGTGTGATGAGGGCTTTTGGGAATGTGGATGTTGTGGGGAAACCCGATGCGATGACGTATATGGGGTCGTCCAATATTGCTGCGGTTTTGAGAGGGGCTTCGGTTTTGTTGAAGGTGGATAGTGGGTGGAGTTGGTTTGTTTATTTGACTGCCGCGGATTACCCATTGCTTACTCAAGATGGTATGTCGGGTTTTTGAATTAAGTTGTTCGGTTTCGATGTTTGAATGATGTTTGTGCGTGTGTTGTTTGAATGATGATTGTTGTTGCTTACTCTACATGATATGTTGTTTATTGATTTTCTTGGTTAGTTTTAATGTTTTAATTATATGTATGCGTTTACTTGATGTTGCTCATTTTGGGACTCCTAATTGTAGTGATGTAGTAGTTGTTTCATTGGTTAGTAAGCAAAGGTTGTGAATTTGTGATTATTGTGTTTTTGCACTAAATGGAGGATTTGAAAATCTTCACTGTGATATATTTAGGTACTTGGACAAATCAATTTCTTGTTCTTATTTAGAAAGATGTGTTAGTGTGTTTATTAAGAGGATATTTTGTTGCCCAGTTCGAATCCTTTTAGCTTAACTTTTCAGGCTGTATGACATCAAAGTTATTTAGCACACATTGAACAACCAAATAATTCCATGTTTGAAGACTTCATTACTACTTGATCATGGTGTTATTTAATATCCTCGTGTTGTACTTTGAGTAAAATTGGTAATGGAAGTACCTAATAATCGAGTATCTTTGTGATTATTCTTGTTAAAGCTTCCCCTTTTATGGAGATTAAAGGAAGTCAGATCTTACATTCTTACTAATATTTTTCCGAGGTAGAGAAATGCTATAGAGCTTGAGGAATCTTACTTGGAGCCAAACTCACCCATTGCAAAATTAGCATTAGTAAACCTTCCTTTTATCTATGTCACATGCTTATGATCAAATTGCACCTTGTTTATATACTATTCCTAAAAACCAAATGAGGTTATTTAAGATATCTGCAATTAGATGTTTTTTCATTATCATTATATGCCAAGAAGGATATTCACCTGGCGATATGGTTTGTTATTAGTTATGTCAAAAATATTGAGCCTAGCTGTGATACTGGTCTGTATGTTATGGAATCAGGTGTCTGGATCCTTCCAACGTATCTACTAAGGTGTCTGGATCCTTCCAAAATATCTACGCTTTTTTATAAGGGTTGTTTATTTGACTTTTTTGACCTGCCCTTTATTGAAGAGTTTCATATTACATCTTTTCGAGAATGACGACTGTGGGTGTTAGTCAAAATTTCTTCAAGTTTGTGCGCAGCTTGTTGTTCGGTTTATGCATTTCTTCTGCTCTAATTGACCACTTTAGCGATATATAATACAAGTATGACACAGTTATTACTTATTTGGAAAATGGCCAGGGAAGAGAAATTTGTTTGTAATTTGTCTAGTCATGAACACTAATAATCTATTATGCAGTTGGGTTGAGAGTGAGGTATCTACCTTACTATAAATCTTATGCATGATAATACTAGAATACATGTCACTATTTTGCGACTTACAGTTACATTGATGGTATATTGTGTAAAAGTTGGAAAGGTTCCCTGGATTGGGTGAATGCTAAATTTGTGTTTGTTCTTCCATTGCTGCTAGTTTACACGAGGCCTTAGTTTAAAGTACATCCGCGGTTTTACCTGCATATTTATAATATCTTTTGTTCGCTTTTCAGATTTATCACATGTATTCTCCTCTGTTAGAAGAGATCTTAACTTCATCGATCATACCAGTGACCTGGGATGGAAAGAGTATGCAAACTATTTAAATTTTAGGCTACATTTTCGAAGATATTATGGTACATGTGTTCAGCAGATGTTGATATATGTGAAATTGTTGCAGGGGTCAAAGGATCCAGCCAATTGTTGTTGATCCAGGGTTGTACTTGGCTAGGAGAGTTCAGATTTTCCATGCCACTCAAAAGCGAAAAATGCCTGATGCTTTTAAAGTTTTTACAGGTAAAACCTCTCTCATGTATATagataaaattaaattttttgtGATGGACAGTTATTAGGCATTGTAGAGATCTTTGTACAATTTTGCTGATTCATTCGTAATATCAGGTTCTCCATGGGTCACCTTGAGCAGGTCCTTCCTAGAATATTGCGTTCTTGGATGGGATAACCTCCCTCGGACCCTCTTAATGTTTACGACGAACGTAGTTTTGTCCCAA from Apium graveolens cultivar Ventura chromosome 5, ASM990537v1, whole genome shotgun sequence includes the following:
- the LOC141724900 gene encoding beta-glucuronosyltransferase GlcAT14A-like, encoding MAAEKKWLFTLFSAAFLSLILLFFIISSFSSHTPYPLILRRGLNYPPAFAYYISGSSGDCDRVFRLLLAVYHPRNRYLLHLGTESSDFERRRLGFLVRSVSVMRAFGNVDVVGKPDAMTYMGSSNIAAVLRGASVLLKVDSGWSWFVYLTAADYPLLTQDDLSHVFSSVRRDLNFIDHTSDLGWKEGQRIQPIVVDPGLYLARRVQIFHATQKRKMPDAFKVFTGSPWVTLSRSFLEYCVLGWDNLPRTLLMFTTNVVLSQEVYFHSVICNSPEFRNTTVNSDLRYMVWDDPPKMEPVYLNISNYEQMVQSGAAFARQFTKDEALLDMIDKKILNRGRNRATPGAWCTGRSSWFTDPCSQWGDVNILRPGIHAKKFQESIENLLDDWESQSNQCLQQQSN